The genomic DNA CGCCGGCGCTGGTGGCAATCTGGCCGACAAGTTTGGCCATGCCATTGGCAATTTCATAAGGCGTGCGGCGGAAGAAGGATTTCGTGTCATTGGTGCCGAGCATGACAATCACAAGATCAAGCGGCAGATGGCTGGCAAGCGCCGCCGGCAGATAATGACTGCCATTGAGGCGCGGATCATTGGGATCATCAAGACTGGTGGTGCGCGCGCTCAAACCTTCCTCAATGATGTGAAAGCCGTCCCCCAGATGAGAGGCCATGACACCGGCCCAGCGCTGTTCTAACGGATAGCGGTAGGTGGGTGCTCCCTCTGCGACCGGGATCCAGCCCCAGGTCAGAGAATCGCCGTAACACAGGATAGACTTTTTGTCGGACATGGCAGGTTCCTTGGTACAGGTTTGATTGGTCAGGATTTGGCGGATCGAACGCCGTA from Pararhizobium sp. IMCC3301 includes the following:
- a CDS encoding SGNH/GDSL hydrolase family protein, which gives rise to MSDKKSILCYGDSLTWGWIPVAEGAPTYRYPLEQRWAGVMASHLGDGFHIIEEGLSARTTSLDDPNDPRLNGSHYLPAALASHLPLDLVIVMLGTNDTKSFFRRTPYEIANGMAKLVGQIATSAGGVGTPYPAPKTLIVAPPPLTPMPHPFFQGMFGGGHEKTAELGEQYRHMADFMKVDFLNAGDFITTDGVDGIHFTAQNNADLGKAIAGKVQEILQQVPA